One Hyphomicrobium album genomic window carries:
- the cpaB gene encoding Flp pilus assembly protein CpaB, translated as MKRGQLIGIAIAGGAGLLAFLLMRSIVSGPSAPTQVAVPVNATEVLVARRDIPLGEVTKETDFRWQTWPADAVTPSFITQADGEAGMKFVSDAIARAPLLEGEPVTRQKLIKPGQGGVLAAILPSGMRAISTKIKEETSAGRLILPNDRVDVLLTRRERSPTGQDEYVSDTLFFNVRVLAIGQDLASKEGAKAPEGNANTATLELTPRQAELLARANAQGEISLSLRSVADGDPKGKGPTAAMNDQRGTSVRILKYGVPSRAYGVN; from the coding sequence GTGAAGCGCGGACAATTGATAGGCATTGCGATTGCGGGTGGGGCCGGTCTCCTCGCCTTCCTTCTCATGCGTTCGATTGTGAGCGGTCCGTCGGCGCCGACTCAGGTGGCCGTGCCGGTGAATGCGACGGAGGTGCTCGTCGCGCGCCGCGATATTCCGCTGGGCGAGGTCACCAAGGAGACCGACTTCCGCTGGCAGACGTGGCCCGCCGACGCGGTGACACCGTCATTCATTACTCAGGCGGATGGCGAAGCAGGGATGAAGTTCGTCTCGGACGCCATTGCGCGTGCGCCGCTTCTCGAGGGCGAGCCGGTTACGCGCCAGAAGCTTATCAAGCCCGGCCAGGGAGGCGTGCTCGCAGCCATCCTGCCGAGCGGCATGCGCGCGATCTCCACGAAGATCAAGGAAGAGACGTCGGCGGGACGGCTGATCCTGCCGAACGACCGCGTCGATGTCCTCCTGACTCGCCGCGAGCGCAGTCCCACAGGGCAGGACGAGTACGTTTCCGACACGCTCTTCTTCAACGTTCGCGTTCTCGCCATCGGCCAGGACCTCGCGAGCAAGGAAGGCGCAAAGGCTCCCGAGGGAAATGCGAACACAGCGACGCTCGAGTTGACGCCACGGCAGGCCGAGTTGCTGGCCCGCGCCAACGCGCAAGGTGAGATCAGCTTGTCGCTGCGCAGCGTCGCCGATGGCGACCCGAAGGGCAAAGGCCCCACCGCGGCCATGAACGATCAACGCGGCACTTCCGTGCGTATCCTGAAGTACGGCGTGCCATCGCGTGCGTACGGCGTGAACTGA
- a CDS encoding type II and III secretion system protein family protein, producing MRTTLKWARASMAAVFFVTTCVADVRAADMPGKAGGQAANDSVLRIPANAAFPLSKRVDLGVGRSLIVQFPVPLKDVLVSDPAVLDAVVQSADRVFLIAKGTGQTNAFFFDEYGQQILSLEVAIGADLSALDSLITRLIPGSNVRSEIAGRALVLTGSVRTPIDSNRAAQIAAQFAAANAEVGSIINSSAPSATNNSQTTTSNTTNIGGRGSSYQRTNDPGGGSNSDAADVYGAKPVINLLTVEGEEQVMLRVSVAEVQRTTLKQFGINIGAMVNSGNFTTAVLSSNGLPLTAAALGTLPTPGIGSAGDIAGALQFFNNGPAAAAGTAFGNSGVATLWQSGNQAVGGALRALERDGLIKTLAEPNLTAVSGEPAKFLAGGEYPVPVVDSLGQVSVVYKEYGIGLAFTPVVLSEGRISLKIESEVSELTLEGAVVLSGIQIPALKKRQANSTVELPSGGSIAIAGLLSEDSRRNIDGFPGLKDLPILGTLFRSNDFQRHETELVVIVTPYMVRPVARQELARPLDGLADPTDRKANFLGHINRIYGGGRPAPVGDLKGDYGFIVE from the coding sequence ATGCGAACGACCCTGAAGTGGGCGCGCGCCAGCATGGCTGCCGTTTTCTTCGTCACGACTTGCGTCGCTGACGTGCGCGCGGCTGACATGCCGGGCAAGGCAGGCGGTCAGGCGGCGAACGATTCTGTGCTGCGCATCCCCGCCAATGCAGCATTCCCGCTTTCGAAGCGAGTTGACCTCGGCGTCGGCCGCTCGCTCATCGTGCAATTTCCAGTACCGTTGAAGGACGTTCTGGTGTCGGATCCGGCGGTGCTCGACGCGGTCGTGCAATCGGCCGATCGCGTGTTCCTCATCGCCAAGGGCACCGGACAGACCAACGCATTCTTCTTCGACGAGTACGGTCAGCAGATCCTCTCGCTCGAGGTCGCCATCGGCGCCGACCTTTCGGCGCTCGACTCCCTCATCACGCGCCTCATACCGGGCTCGAACGTGCGCAGCGAGATCGCCGGCCGCGCCCTCGTCCTCACCGGCAGCGTACGCACGCCGATCGATTCGAACCGAGCCGCGCAAATCGCCGCGCAGTTCGCGGCCGCGAACGCCGAAGTCGGCAGCATCATCAACTCGAGTGCGCCGAGCGCCACCAACAATTCGCAGACCACGACGTCGAACACCACCAACATCGGCGGCCGTGGATCCAGCTACCAGCGCACCAACGACCCGGGCGGCGGCTCCAACTCCGACGCCGCCGACGTGTATGGTGCCAAACCGGTCATCAACCTCCTCACCGTCGAAGGCGAGGAGCAGGTGATGCTGCGCGTCAGCGTCGCCGAAGTGCAACGCACGACGCTGAAGCAGTTTGGCATCAACATCGGCGCCATGGTCAATTCCGGCAACTTCACCACCGCCGTTCTATCGTCCAACGGCTTGCCGTTGACGGCAGCCGCGCTCGGCACCTTGCCGACACCAGGCATCGGCTCTGCCGGTGACATTGCGGGTGCGCTGCAATTCTTCAACAATGGTCCGGCCGCCGCCGCCGGCACCGCCTTCGGCAACTCGGGCGTCGCCACACTCTGGCAGTCGGGCAATCAGGCGGTGGGCGGAGCGCTGCGCGCACTCGAGCGTGATGGCCTGATCAAGACCCTCGCCGAGCCGAACCTGACGGCCGTCTCGGGCGAACCCGCGAAGTTCCTCGCCGGCGGCGAATATCCGGTTCCGGTGGTGGATAGCCTTGGCCAGGTGAGCGTCGTCTACAAGGAATACGGTATCGGCCTCGCCTTCACGCCGGTCGTACTCTCCGAGGGGCGCATCAGTCTGAAGATCGAAAGCGAGGTGAGCGAGCTCACCCTCGAAGGCGCCGTCGTCCTCTCCGGTATCCAGATACCGGCGCTGAAAAAGCGCCAGGCCAACTCGACGGTCGAGCTTCCTTCGGGCGGCTCCATCGCCATCGCCGGTCTGTTGTCGGAAGACTCCCGGCGCAACATCGACGGCTTCCCTGGCCTCAAGGATCTGCCGATCCTCGGTACTCTGTTCCGCTCGAACGATTTCCAGCGGCACGAGACGGAGCTTGTCGTCATCGTCACTCCCTACATGGTTCGCCCCGTGGCGCGCCAGGAGCTCGCCCGGCCTCTCGACGGTCTCGCCGATCCGACCGATCGCAAGGCCAACTTCCTCGGTCACATCAACCGCATCTATGGCGGCGGCCGGCCGGCTCCGGTCGGCGATCTTAAGGGCGACTACGGATTTATCGTTGAATAA
- a CDS encoding CpaD family pilus assembly protein has protein sequence MTARTTMRSLSSSASRTLAAKLLIASAVAVAMAGCKTTDDPTRVAGWTLIDSSQRHPILVSQEPTNHLIRIRQGANGLNNAQRSELVGFTNRYRATDSGNSRLVVSVPSGGGNEVGVMHAVGEIRALLNDHGFGQDAISVEAYSADGAADPPIRVSYLRYVAEPPQCGDWSTNLAYDPTNLPYPNLGCSQQRNLAVMVANPSDLLGPRSETARSGERRDQVWGKYVTGQPTGARKSIDERVNRDNSN, from the coding sequence ATGACTGCCAGGACTACGATGCGCTCGCTGAGCTCATCCGCCTCCCGAACGCTTGCCGCCAAGCTGCTGATCGCCTCGGCGGTCGCCGTCGCGATGGCCGGATGCAAAACCACCGACGATCCGACCCGCGTCGCGGGCTGGACGCTCATCGACTCGTCGCAGCGCCATCCGATCCTCGTATCGCAGGAACCGACGAACCACCTCATCCGCATCCGGCAGGGCGCGAACGGGCTCAACAACGCGCAACGCTCTGAGCTCGTCGGCTTCACCAATCGCTACCGGGCGACGGACTCCGGCAATAGCCGCCTCGTCGTCTCGGTGCCGAGCGGTGGTGGCAACGAGGTCGGCGTCATGCATGCCGTGGGCGAGATTCGCGCGCTGCTGAACGACCACGGCTTCGGGCAGGACGCCATCTCGGTGGAGGCCTACAGCGCCGACGGCGCCGCCGATCCGCCGATCCGCGTTTCCTATCTGCGGTACGTTGCCGAGCCGCCCCAGTGCGGCGACTGGTCGACGAACCTCGCCTACGATCCGACGAACCTGCCGTATCCCAACCTCGGCTGCTCGCAGCAGCGCAACCTCGCCGTCATGGTCGCCAACCCTTCCGACCTGCTCGGACCGCGCAGCGAGACCGCACGCTCCGGCGAACGGCGCGATCAGGTCTGGGGCAAGTACGTCACCGGCCAGCCGACCGGCGCACGCAAGAGCATCGACGAGCGCGTGAACAGAGACAACAGCAACTAG
- a CDS encoding AAA family ATPase, protein MSNQAKPIASPEEVVGVGAPLAELEEGFTAPVASARARPIPRVSIQAFCEHPATAEIIQIAAEDRRLAKAHVSVHMGGVEAAVAHYQQNPTPNLIIIESSLPRDHILAELDRLAENCDPGTKVLIIGHANDVMLYRELLKRGVSEYLVEPVAPLQLMEAISNLYNNPETEPVGHVYAFIGAKGGVGSSTVCHNAAWSLSEMLKVDVVIADLDLAFGTTGLDFNQDPMQGIADALSSPDRLDEVLLDRLLTKCSEHLSIFPAPVVLDRDYDISVEGCDQVIDVVRQNVPYVIVDLPHTWTAWVKHTLLQADEVIITAAPDLANLRNAKNIVDLLQQVRRNDAKPRLVMNMVNMPKRPEISVKEFESAIGLKAISVIDFDSETFGQAANNGQMIEELSAKARSASAFRDIALSISNRRDTQLTKKASGLAPFLEKLKFKR, encoded by the coding sequence ATGTCGAACCAAGCCAAGCCCATCGCGAGCCCGGAGGAAGTCGTGGGCGTAGGCGCGCCTCTGGCCGAGCTTGAGGAAGGCTTCACAGCACCCGTGGCTTCGGCGCGCGCTCGGCCCATTCCCCGTGTCTCGATCCAGGCGTTCTGCGAGCATCCGGCGACCGCCGAGATCATCCAGATCGCGGCGGAGGATCGGCGCCTGGCAAAGGCGCACGTCAGCGTACACATGGGTGGTGTGGAAGCAGCTGTCGCCCACTATCAGCAGAACCCGACGCCGAACCTCATCATCATAGAATCGAGCCTGCCGCGCGACCACATCCTCGCCGAGCTTGATCGGCTCGCCGAGAACTGCGATCCCGGCACCAAAGTGCTGATCATCGGCCATGCCAACGACGTGATGCTCTATCGCGAGCTCTTGAAGCGTGGCGTGAGCGAGTATCTTGTCGAGCCGGTGGCTCCGCTCCAGCTCATGGAAGCGATCTCCAACCTCTACAACAATCCGGAAACGGAGCCGGTCGGCCACGTCTACGCCTTCATCGGCGCCAAAGGCGGCGTGGGCTCCTCGACGGTGTGCCACAACGCGGCTTGGTCCCTTTCGGAGATGTTGAAGGTCGACGTCGTCATCGCCGATCTCGACCTCGCATTCGGCACCACCGGGCTCGACTTCAACCAGGACCCGATGCAGGGCATCGCCGACGCCCTGTCGAGCCCTGACCGCCTTGACGAGGTGCTGCTCGACCGCCTGCTGACCAAGTGCTCCGAGCACCTGTCGATCTTCCCGGCTCCCGTGGTGCTCGACCGCGACTACGACATTTCGGTCGAGGGTTGCGATCAGGTCATCGATGTCGTCCGCCAGAACGTGCCTTACGTCATCGTCGACCTGCCGCACACGTGGACCGCGTGGGTCAAGCACACGCTCCTGCAGGCAGACGAGGTGATCATCACCGCGGCGCCCGACCTCGCCAATCTGCGCAACGCCAAGAACATCGTCGACCTGTTGCAGCAGGTGCGCCGCAACGACGCGAAGCCGCGCCTGGTCATGAACATGGTCAACATGCCGAAGCGGCCCGAGATCAGCGTCAAGGAGTTCGAATCGGCGATCGGCCTGAAGGCGATCAGCGTCATCGATTTCGACAGCGAGACCTTCGGCCAGGCTGCCAACAATGGCCAGATGATCGAGGAGCTGAGCGCCAAGGCGCGCTCTGCGTCTGCCTTCCGAGATATCGCGCTGTCGATCAGCAATCGTCGCGACACGCAATTGACGAAGAAAGCCTCCGGGCTCGCCCCGTTTCTCGAGAAGTTGAAATTCAAGCGCTAG
- a CDS encoding CpaF family protein produces MFGKRTSEAAPRRVGQSTPQAAPAPGPNETAVPTSRQAVVPVATVQQSRPHSEEYYDVKTTVFNALIDTIDLTQLAKLDAASAREEIRDIVSEIIQIKNVVMSIAEQEELLEDICNDVLGYGPLEPLLARDDIADIMVNGANTTYIEVAGKVQRTGVRFADNLQLMNICQRIVSQVGRRVDESSPICDARLPDGSRVNVIAPPLAIDGPALTIRKFKRDRLNLEQLARLGTLSPDARKILEIIGRVRCNVLISGGTGSGKTTLLNCITGSIEDDERIITCEDSAELQLQQPHVVRLETRPPNLEGEGEIKMRDLVRNCLRMRPERIIVGEVRGPEAFDLLQAMNTGHDGSMGTLHSNSPREAISRLESMIMMGGFQLPVHTIREMITGSVDVIVQVARLRDGSRKVTHITEVLGMEGDVVTLQNLILFDISGEDANGRILGRHRSTGIARPRFWDRAVYYGQEGKLAEALASSEVLDEHGNPLGDTNV; encoded by the coding sequence ATGTTCGGTAAGCGTACCAGCGAAGCCGCTCCTCGCCGCGTCGGCCAGTCGACGCCCCAGGCGGCACCCGCACCTGGACCGAACGAGACGGCCGTACCGACGAGCCGTCAGGCCGTGGTGCCCGTGGCGACGGTCCAGCAGTCGCGCCCGCATTCGGAAGAGTACTACGACGTCAAGACGACGGTCTTCAACGCGCTCATCGACACGATCGACTTGACGCAGCTCGCCAAGCTGGATGCCGCGTCGGCGCGCGAGGAAATCCGCGACATCGTCAGCGAGATCATCCAGATCAAGAACGTCGTCATGTCCATCGCCGAGCAGGAGGAGCTGCTCGAGGACATCTGCAACGACGTGCTCGGCTACGGGCCACTCGAACCGCTGCTCGCCCGCGACGACATCGCCGACATCATGGTCAACGGCGCCAACACCACCTATATCGAGGTCGCCGGCAAAGTGCAGCGGACGGGTGTCCGCTTTGCCGACAACCTGCAGCTCATGAACATCTGCCAGCGCATCGTCAGCCAGGTGGGCCGGCGCGTCGATGAATCGAGCCCGATATGCGACGCGCGCCTACCTGACGGATCGCGCGTCAACGTCATCGCCCCGCCCCTCGCCATCGACGGCCCGGCACTCACCATTCGTAAGTTCAAACGCGACCGCCTCAATCTCGAGCAGCTGGCTCGCCTCGGCACCCTGTCGCCCGACGCCAGGAAGATCTTGGAGATCATCGGCCGCGTCCGCTGCAACGTGCTGATTTCCGGAGGTACCGGCTCCGGCAAGACGACGCTGCTGAACTGTATCACCGGCTCGATCGAGGACGACGAGCGCATCATCACCTGCGAGGACTCCGCCGAGCTCCAGCTGCAGCAGCCGCACGTGGTGCGTCTCGAGACAAGACCACCCAACCTCGAGGGCGAGGGCGAGATCAAGATGCGCGATCTTGTCCGCAACTGTCTGCGTATGCGTCCCGAGCGGATCATCGTCGGTGAGGTGCGCGGACCGGAGGCCTTCGATCTTCTGCAGGCGATGAATACCGGCCACGACGGCTCGATGGGCACGCTTCACTCCAACTCCCCGCGCGAGGCAATCAGCCGTCTGGAATCGATGATCATGATGGGCGGCTTCCAGCTACCCGTGCACACCATCCGCGAAATGATCACCGGCTCGGTCGACGTCATCGTGCAGGTCGCGCGTCTGCGCGACGGCAGCCGCAAGGTGACGCACATCACCGAGGTGCTGGGCATGGAAGGCGACGTCGTTACCCTGCAGAACCTGATCCTGTTCGACATCAGCGGCGAAGACGCGAACGGGCGCATTCTCGGCCGCCATCGGTCGACCGGCATCGCGCGGCCGCGGTTCTGGGATCGCGCCGTCTACTACGGACAGGAAGGGAAGCTCGCCGAAGCGCTTGCCTCGTCGGAGGTTCTCGACGAGCACGGCAACCCGCTGGGAGACACCAATGTCTAG
- a CDS encoding type II secretion system F family protein has protein sequence MSSDLVALSAAMLGALAVSSLAYAFLAPYFSSDREKDTRVKGIVGPKRDVTSVLEQAAARRKSVAENLKEFESRQRKEDKASLRLRLERAGLDITPRVYWLASVVSGAVFACVVVLALPPSGTRMFLAIAAGLIGVFGAPRWFVNKAIARRQLKFLTELPNAIDIVVRGMKSGLPLNECLAIIGRESEEPLGGEFREVMEEQRVGVSLGEALERLTKRMPLPEVKFLAIVVSIQQQAGGNLSEALSNLSTVLRDRFRLKMKVKALSAEAKASAMVLASLPPMVMFMLYLSATDYIAVLFDTRTGNFALLACGLWMLMGVLVMRKMVNFKF, from the coding sequence ATGTCTAGCGACCTCGTCGCACTCAGCGCCGCGATGCTGGGGGCGCTAGCGGTGAGCAGCCTCGCCTACGCATTTCTTGCGCCCTACTTTTCGAGCGATCGCGAGAAGGACACGCGCGTCAAGGGGATCGTCGGGCCCAAGCGCGATGTCACCAGCGTGCTGGAGCAGGCCGCAGCGCGCCGCAAATCAGTGGCCGAGAACCTCAAGGAGTTCGAGAGCCGGCAGAGGAAAGAAGATAAGGCGTCGCTCCGCCTGCGGTTGGAACGCGCCGGACTCGACATCACGCCGCGCGTCTATTGGCTCGCAAGCGTGGTCAGCGGCGCTGTATTCGCCTGCGTCGTCGTGCTCGCGCTGCCACCCAGCGGAACGCGCATGTTCCTCGCGATCGCCGCCGGTCTCATAGGCGTGTTCGGCGCCCCTCGCTGGTTCGTCAACAAGGCTATCGCCCGGCGCCAGTTGAAATTCCTTACCGAGCTGCCAAACGCGATCGACATCGTGGTGCGCGGCATGAAATCGGGTCTGCCGCTCAACGAATGTCTGGCGATCATCGGCCGTGAGAGCGAAGAGCCGCTGGGCGGCGAGTTCCGCGAGGTCATGGAGGAGCAGCGCGTCGGCGTATCGCTGGGCGAAGCCCTCGAGCGATTGACCAAGCGCATGCCGCTGCCCGAGGTGAAATTCCTGGCGATCGTCGTCTCTATTCAGCAGCAGGCGGGTGGCAACCTTTCGGAAGCGTTGAGCAACCTGTCGACGGTGCTGCGTGATCGGTTCCGCCTGAAGATGAAAGTCAAGGCACTCAGCGCGGAGGCAAAGGCATCCGCCATGGTGCTGGCGTCGCTGCCACCAATGGTGATGTTCATGCTCTACCTGTCCGCCACCGACTACATCGCCGTCCTATTCGACACACGCACTGGGAACTTCGCGCTGCTGGCGTGCGGGCTTTGGATGCTGATGGGCGTGCTGGTCATGCGGAAGATGGTCAACTTCAAATTCTGA
- a CDS encoding type II secretion system F family protein, with amino-acid sequence MDFIETFTNPTFLVTILTAICAFATVLTIALPMLAQDRMNHRMRTMAVERDKMRAERMTEMSRDRQGRLRQTPAGFMQQIVNALNLRKMLDTEELRDRLKRAGLRGQAPLVAFMFFRVAAPALFFVAAMVYMFIIDDIDYPPLIKLMMALVAAFIGSYAPNIFIENLIQKRQTSIKLAFPDALDMLLICVQSGMSVEAAFGKVSKEVAGQSLELAEELSLTTAELSYLQDRRQAFDNLGKRTGIPGVRAVTTALVQAERYGTPVGQALRVMAKENRDIRQSDAEKKAAALPPKLTVPMVLFFLPVLFVIILFPAAIRYWEWT; translated from the coding sequence ATGGATTTCATCGAGACGTTCACCAACCCGACCTTTCTCGTCACCATCCTGACGGCGATCTGTGCTTTCGCGACCGTGCTGACCATCGCGCTGCCGATGCTCGCGCAGGATCGAATGAACCACCGCATGCGCACGATGGCCGTCGAGCGCGACAAGATGCGGGCGGAGCGCATGACGGAGATGTCACGCGACCGGCAAGGCCGCTTGCGGCAGACACCTGCGGGCTTCATGCAGCAGATCGTCAACGCGTTGAATTTGCGCAAGATGCTCGATACGGAGGAGTTGCGCGACCGCCTGAAGCGCGCCGGCCTGCGCGGCCAGGCGCCCCTCGTCGCCTTCATGTTCTTCCGTGTCGCGGCGCCGGCGCTCTTTTTCGTCGCGGCCATGGTCTACATGTTCATCATCGATGACATCGACTATCCGCCGCTGATCAAGTTGATGATGGCCCTCGTAGCAGCTTTCATCGGCTCGTACGCGCCGAACATCTTCATCGAGAACTTGATCCAGAAGCGCCAGACATCGATCAAGCTGGCTTTCCCGGACGCCCTCGACATGTTGTTGATCTGCGTCCAATCCGGCATGTCCGTGGAGGCCGCGTTCGGCAAAGTCTCGAAGGAGGTCGCGGGCCAGTCGCTTGAGCTGGCCGAGGAGCTCAGCCTCACCACCGCCGAGCTCTCCTATTTGCAAGATCGCCGCCAGGCATTCGACAACCTCGGCAAGCGCACAGGCATTCCGGGGGTTCGGGCCGTCACGACCGCCCTGGTGCAGGCGGAACGCTACGGCACACCCGTCGGCCAGGCGCTGCGTGTCATGGCCAAGGAGAACCGCGATATCCGCCAATCGGACGCCGAGAAGAAGGCCGCGGCGCTACCGCCCAAGCTCACCGTGCCGATGGTTCTGTTCTTCTTGCCGGTGCTGTTCGTGATCATCCTGTTCCCGGCAGCCATTCGCTACTGGGAGTGGACCTGA